A genomic region of Gemmatimonadetes bacterium SCN 70-22 contains the following coding sequences:
- a CDS encoding methionine synthase, whose protein sequence is MGTSIQRFHLSAEDFGGKALEGCNDHLVLTRPDVIRGIHESFLAVGCDVVETCTFQSTPRRLAEWGLLDKAREINVAAARLAREACDRHATPERPRFVAASIGPTGMLPSSSDPALSNVTFDALSEDFYLQAKYLVEGGVDLLLVETSQDMLEVKAALAGFARLFRELGYRVPVQAQVTLDTSGRMLLGTDVASAMTTLEALGADVIGLNCSTGPEHMREPVRYLAEHASRPVSVIPNAGLPVNTGTGDAVYPLEPAPMAAMLGEFVRDFGVRIVGGCCGTTPEHLRAICEVVDGLGVRGAPPNEHATSAPDRRRDHSLPRRTTPLHRPHHAVPRASSAMRAITLHQSPPPLLVGERVNAQGSRKVKRLLLADDYEGIVEVAREQAESGAHVLDICVALTERADEAEQMARVAKLLSMSVELPLMIDSTEAPVIEAALAHIPGRAIINSINMENGRTRIDSVVPLAITHGAALVALTIDQAGMARTRERKLEVARAIHDIVVGEYGLQPSDLIFDALTFTLATGDAEWIDSAHETIEGIRLIKRELPGVLTILGVSNVSFGLAPAARAVLNSVFLHHCVQAGLDAAIVNPAHVTPYAEISAEERALADDLVFNRRPDALQRFIEQFAGTGDGGRETGVALRADPTEAMVPAERVHWMVVHRKKEGIEGALDAAGVREDPVRVLNEVLLPAMKEVGDKFGAGELILPFVLQSAEVMKRAVKHLEQFLEKQEGYTKGRVVLATVYGDVHDIGKSLVNTILSNNGYTVYDLGKQVPVNTIIEKAVEVNADAIGLSALLVSTSKQMPLCVQELDRRGLQLPVLIGGAAINRRFGRRALFVDGERAYDAGVFYCKDAFEGLETMDRLQDPVQRQGFVAGMLDDARNDVFLHSGVGKDVSRGEAGGERSAVRADNAVPGAPFLGTRILRDIPLGEVLALLDLDELYRLQWGGRGSGEKFEHAVRTEFEPTRRRLEAEAARDGWLAPQAAYGFFPVQSAGNEVIVYDPDAYDADGGTLREVARFHFPRQEGRERLCLADYFRPVESGEVDVIGLQIVTVGDAATRRFEELQALGEYAEAFYVHGIAVEAAEATAEWMHRRIRAELGLPPGQGKRYSWGYGACPDLDDHETVFALLPAESLGMSRTVAHQLIPEQSTAALVVHHPEARYYAVRGDGGSERRATAAEGTP, encoded by the coding sequence ATGGGGACGAGCATCCAGCGCTTCCACCTGTCGGCCGAGGATTTCGGCGGGAAGGCGCTGGAAGGGTGCAACGACCACCTGGTGCTCACGCGCCCCGACGTGATTCGCGGCATTCACGAGTCGTTCCTGGCGGTGGGGTGCGACGTGGTGGAGACGTGCACCTTCCAGTCGACGCCACGCCGGCTGGCCGAGTGGGGGCTCCTGGACAAGGCGCGCGAGATCAACGTCGCCGCGGCGCGTCTGGCGCGCGAGGCGTGCGACCGGCATGCGACGCCGGAACGGCCTCGCTTCGTGGCGGCGTCGATCGGGCCGACGGGGATGCTGCCCTCGAGCAGCGACCCGGCGCTGTCGAACGTGACGTTCGATGCGTTGAGCGAGGATTTCTACCTGCAAGCGAAGTACCTGGTCGAGGGGGGCGTGGACCTGCTGCTCGTGGAGACGTCGCAGGACATGCTCGAGGTGAAGGCGGCCCTGGCGGGCTTCGCGCGCCTCTTTCGCGAACTGGGGTATAGGGTGCCGGTTCAGGCGCAGGTCACGCTGGACACCAGCGGGCGGATGCTGCTGGGGACGGATGTTGCGAGCGCGATGACGACGCTCGAGGCGTTGGGGGCGGACGTGATCGGGCTCAACTGCTCCACCGGCCCCGAACACATGCGCGAGCCGGTGCGCTACCTGGCGGAGCATGCGTCGCGCCCGGTCTCGGTGATTCCCAACGCGGGATTGCCGGTGAACACGGGGACGGGAGATGCGGTGTACCCGTTGGAACCGGCGCCGATGGCGGCGATGCTCGGGGAGTTCGTGCGGGACTTCGGGGTGCGGATCGTGGGGGGGTGCTGCGGGACGACCCCGGAGCACCTGCGGGCCATCTGCGAGGTGGTGGATGGGCTGGGGGTGCGGGGGGCCCCCCCCAATGAACACGCTACCAGCGCCCCCGACCGTCGGCGTGACCATTCCCTTCCCCGCCGGACCACCCCGTTGCACCGCCCGCACCACGCCGTCCCCCGCGCCTCCTCGGCGATGCGGGCCATCACCCTGCACCAGTCGCCCCCGCCTCTCCTGGTCGGCGAGCGCGTCAACGCCCAGGGGTCGCGCAAGGTCAAGCGCTTGCTCCTGGCGGACGACTACGAGGGAATCGTCGAGGTGGCGCGGGAGCAGGCGGAGTCGGGGGCCCACGTGCTCGACATCTGCGTCGCGCTCACCGAGCGCGCCGACGAGGCCGAGCAGATGGCCAGGGTGGCGAAGCTCCTGTCGATGTCGGTCGAGCTCCCCCTCATGATCGACTCCACCGAGGCACCCGTCATCGAGGCAGCCCTCGCGCACATCCCGGGGCGCGCGATCATCAACTCCATCAACATGGAGAACGGGCGCACGCGCATCGACAGCGTCGTCCCGCTCGCCATCACGCACGGCGCCGCGCTCGTCGCCCTCACCATCGACCAGGCCGGGATGGCCCGCACCCGCGAGCGCAAGCTCGAGGTGGCGCGCGCCATCCACGACATCGTGGTGGGCGAGTACGGACTGCAGCCGTCGGACCTCATCTTCGATGCCCTGACCTTCACCCTGGCCACCGGCGACGCCGAGTGGATCGACTCGGCGCACGAGACGATCGAGGGGATCCGTCTCATCAAGCGCGAGCTCCCGGGTGTCCTCACGATCCTCGGCGTCTCCAACGTGAGCTTCGGCCTGGCGCCGGCGGCGCGTGCGGTGCTCAACTCGGTCTTCCTGCATCACTGCGTGCAGGCGGGGCTCGACGCCGCGATCGTGAACCCGGCGCACGTCACGCCGTACGCCGAGATCTCGGCGGAAGAGCGCGCCTTGGCGGACGATCTCGTGTTCAACCGGCGGCCGGATGCACTGCAGCGGTTCATCGAGCAGTTCGCCGGGACGGGAGACGGGGGACGGGAGACGGGCGTGGCGCTTCGCGCCGATCCGACGGAGGCGATGGTGCCGGCGGAGCGGGTGCATTGGATGGTGGTGCACCGCAAGAAGGAGGGGATCGAGGGCGCGCTGGACGCGGCGGGAGTGCGCGAGGATCCGGTGCGCGTGCTCAACGAGGTCCTCCTCCCGGCAATGAAGGAGGTGGGAGACAAGTTCGGCGCCGGGGAGTTGATCCTCCCCTTCGTGCTGCAGTCGGCGGAGGTGATGAAGCGGGCCGTGAAGCACCTCGAGCAGTTCCTCGAGAAGCAGGAGGGATACACCAAGGGGCGGGTGGTGCTGGCGACCGTATACGGCGACGTGCACGACATCGGGAAGTCGCTGGTCAACACGATCCTCTCCAACAACGGCTACACGGTCTACGACCTGGGGAAGCAGGTCCCCGTCAACACCATCATCGAGAAGGCGGTCGAGGTCAACGCGGACGCCATCGGGCTCTCGGCGCTCCTGGTGAGCACGTCGAAGCAGATGCCGCTCTGCGTGCAGGAGCTCGACCGGCGCGGGTTGCAGCTCCCGGTGCTCATCGGCGGGGCGGCGATCAACCGGCGCTTCGGGCGGCGCGCGCTCTTCGTGGATGGCGAGCGAGCGTACGACGCGGGCGTCTTCTATTGCAAGGATGCGTTCGAGGGGTTGGAGACGATGGACCGGCTGCAGGATCCGGTGCAGCGCCAGGGCTTCGTGGCCGGCATGCTGGACGACGCGCGGAACGACGTCTTCCTGCATTCCGGGGTCGGAAAGGACGTGTCGCGGGGCGAGGCGGGCGGGGAGCGCAGCGCGGTCCGCGCCGACAACGCGGTCCCCGGCGCGCCGTTCCTCGGGACGCGCATCCTGCGCGACATCCCGCTGGGCGAGGTCCTGGCGCTCCTCGACCTCGACGAACTGTATCGCCTCCAGTGGGGCGGGCGCGGCTCGGGCGAGAAGTTCGAGCACGCGGTCCGCACCGAGTTCGAGCCCACGCGCCGGCGGCTCGAGGCCGAGGCCGCGCGCGACGGATGGCTGGCCCCTCAGGCGGCGTACGGTTTCTTCCCGGTGCAGTCCGCGGGGAACGAGGTGATCGTGTACGACCCGGACGCGTATGATGCCGATGGGGGGACGCTGCGCGAGGTGGCGCGCTTCCACTTCCCCCGGCAGGAAGGGCGCGAGCGGCTCTGCCTGGCCGACTACTTCCGCCCCGTCGAGTCGGGGGAGGTGGACGTGATCGGGCTGCAGATCGTGACCGTGGGCGATGCCGCCACCCGGCGCTTCGAGGAGCTGCAGGCACTCGGCGAGTATGCCGAGGCGTTCTACGTGCACGGGATCGCGGTGGAAGCCGCAGAAGCGACGGCGGAGTGGATGCACCGCCGCATCCGCGCGGAGCTCGGCCTCCCCCCGGGGCAGGGGAAGCGCTACTCGTGGGGCTACGGCGCCTGTCCCGACCTGGACGACCACGAGACGGTGTTCGCGCTCCTCCCCGCCGAGTCGTTAGGCATGTCGCGAACCGTCGCCCACCAGCTCATTCCCGAGCAGTCCACCGCCGCACTCGTCGTCCACCATCCCGAGGCGAGGTACTACGCCGTCCGGGGCGACGGCGGGAGCGAGCGTCGCGCCACGGCGGCGGAGGGCACGCCGTGA